The genomic DNA TCTCCTCCTTTAGTCTTTTATATTTTTAAGCTCCCTACGGAGCTGAAAACCAATGATAGGTCTAGCTGCTCGTCTGCTGTCTCCGCCTTAATACATCAATATATACTGCTAGGATTACAATCGCACCGATTACTACAGTCTGCCACTCCTGCGGTATAGACATGATTCTCAATCCATTAGTCAAGACGCTCATTACAAAAGCACCGATAATTGTTCCCAAAATGCTGCCTTCCCCACCACTTAAGGAAGTTCCACCGATCACTACGGCTGCGATTGCTTCCAACTCATAGCCCTGACCCAATGCTGGCTGAGCAGAGCTTAACCGGGATGCCATCAGGACACCACCCAATCCTACAAACAATCCATTCAGGCCGTAGATGAAAATTTTCCACTTATCTACATTAATTCCTGATAAACGCGCCGCCTCTTCGTTGCTGCCGAGAGCAAACGCATAGCGCCCTAAAACTGTGCGGGTTAGAATAATGTTTGCCAGTACTGCCGCAGCAAAAAAGATAAACACACCATAGGGGATGTTAAACACCGTACCCATAGCAATCTTTCGGAAACTAGCTGGTTCAATCATATAGATCGGTCTGGTATCAGATATAACCAGCGATAATCCCTTCGCAACCATCATCATACC from Bacillota bacterium includes the following:
- a CDS encoding ABC transporter permease, encoding MENKPAVTKLLPKDKRAFLQSDATQKLLAFSSLIILFIGFSLASPNFATFSNIVGILISTAVNGVLAIGVTFVIVTGGIDLSLGTVMTFSSVMTGVFIAFWGLPVPLGVIAGILTGGLCGLINGTMISKMRIPPFIATLGMMMVAKGLSLVISDTRPIYMIEPASFRKIAMGTVFNIPYGVFIFFAAAVLANIILTRTVLGRYAFALGSNEEAARLSGINVDKWKIFIYGLNGLFVGLGGVLMASRLSSAQPALGQGYELEAIAAVVIGGTSLSGGEGSILGTIIGAFVMSVLTNGLRIMSIPQEWQTVVIGAIVILAVYIDVLRRRQQTSS